In a genomic window of Streptomyces noursei ATCC 11455:
- a CDS encoding HIT family protein — translation MLRNMTSEPEQQIGVGTQDAFQRLWTPHRMAYIQGENKPSGPGAEDGCPFCTIPSKSDEDGLVVARGTYVYAVLNLYPYNGGHLMVVPFRHVADYTDLDEPETAELADFTKRAMTALRGASGAHGFNIGMNQGAVAGAGIAAHLHQHVVPRWGGDTNFMPVVGHTKVLPQLLADTRAMLAAAWPA, via the coding sequence ATGCTTCGCAACATGACGAGTGAGCCGGAACAGCAGATCGGAGTCGGGACGCAGGACGCCTTCCAGCGCCTGTGGACGCCCCACCGGATGGCCTACATCCAGGGGGAGAACAAGCCGAGCGGCCCGGGGGCCGAGGACGGCTGTCCGTTCTGCACCATTCCCTCGAAGTCGGACGAGGACGGCCTCGTGGTCGCCCGCGGTACGTACGTGTACGCGGTGCTGAACCTCTACCCGTACAACGGCGGCCACCTCATGGTCGTCCCGTTCCGCCACGTCGCCGACTACACCGACCTCGACGAGCCGGAGACGGCGGAGCTGGCGGACTTCACCAAGCGGGCGATGACGGCGCTGCGCGGCGCGTCCGGGGCGCACGGCTTCAACATCGGGATGAACCAGGGAGCGGTCGCCGGCGCCGGCATCGCCGCCCACCTCCACCAGCACGTCGTCCCCCGCTGGGGCGGCGACACCAACTTCATGCCGGTGGTAGGGCACACCAAGGTGCTGCCCCAACTCCTCGCCGACACCCGGGCGATGCTGGCCGCGGCCTGGCCGGCGTAG